DNA from Campylobacter lari:
TTGGGTTGAGATTTTACATTCACTTGCTTTTTTAATAAAAAGATAAATTTTTTCAAGATTTTTTGCACAAAGCTCGTTGATTTTGGGTAAGCTTAAAATAGGGTGGGTATTAAATTCGCTTTCTAAGTTAAATCTTGAAGGCGAGGCTAGCTCCTCAATATCATCAAAAAGTCCTAGTTGGTAACTTTGTTTTTTGTATTTTTTTAAATTTACGCTACTATCAGGATTTAAAAAGCCTTTAATTAAACTAGAATGTCCTAATTTTAATAAAGCATCAAAAATATCTTTTGCCAAAACCCCACCAACTCCTTTGGTGTATTCAAGTAAATGTATAAAAGCCATGATATCTTTTGGATTAAGCACGATTGCAAGCATAGAGCAAAAGTTTTTAACTTCCAAGCTTTCAAAAAAACTTCCTCCACCTTTTCTTTTGCTTGCTATGCCAAGTTCTCTTAAGGCTACTTCTACTCCATCTGCACTAGAATTGTTTCTAAAAATCACAGCAATTTCATCAAGATTAACCCCGCTTTGTAAAATTATTTTTGCTATGGTAGAGTATTGATCAAATAATTCATTAAAAGTTAGCAAACTTGGCGCTTTAAAATCTCCTTCTCTAGTTACAATTAATTCTTTAGGATATAATCTTTCATTGTTTAAAATAACCTTATTAGCTAACGCAAGTATATTTTTACTAGAACGATAGTTTTTATTTAAAGTAAAAATATTTGCATCGACAAATCTATCTTTAAAACTTCCTATAATAGAAATATCAGCCCCATTAAAAGCATAAATACTTTGATCATAATCACCCACACAAAACAAACTTTTACTTTTAAAAGCATCAATTAACGAGCCTTGCAAGGTGTTAGTATCTTGGTATTCATCTACTAAAATCTCATCAAATTCAAAATGATGTGAAGCTAAAACATGTTTTAATTTGATCAATAAATCATTAAAATCCACATAGTTAAAACGCATTTTTTCTTCTTCGTATTCTTTTAAAATATCTTCATAAATTTCAGCATAAACAGCTTGTTCATCATAATTTTGACAAAACCAATTATAAAATTCATCTAAGTTTGCATTAGTATTTTGAAATAAAGAATACACATCATACAAATAGCTTGGCATATAAGGTTTGGTATCGCTTAAATGATGAAAAGTGCGTTTTTCAAAAATAGAACGCAAAAGAATTTTAAGCTCACTCGCAGGTTTTAAAATAATATCGTGATTTAACTCTTTAAGTAGAGAATAAGCAGTACTATGAAAAGTTCCTGCTGTGATTTTTGAAGTAATGCTTTTATCAAAATACCTACTAAGTCTTTCTATCATCTCTTTACTAGCTTTGTTTGTAAAGGTTAGAAGCATAATTTTTTCAGGCTTTATACCATTTTGAAGTAAAAAGGCTATTCTTGCAACTATAGTTGAAGTTTTACCCGTGCCTGCACTTGCTATAATTAGATTGTGTCCAAAAGGAGCA
Protein-coding regions in this window:
- a CDS encoding ATP-dependent helicase gives rise to the protein MPLSRLNEEQYKAASAPFGHNLIIASAGTGKTSTIVARIAFLLQNGIKPEKIMLLTFTNKASKEMIERLSRYFDKSITSKITAGTFHSTAYSLLKELNHDIILKPASELKILLRSIFEKRTFHHLSDTKPYMPSYLYDVYSLFQNTNANLDEFYNWFCQNYDEQAVYAEIYEDILKEYEEEKMRFNYVDFNDLLIKLKHVLASHHFEFDEILVDEYQDTNTLQGSLIDAFKSKSLFCVGDYDQSIYAFNGADISIIGSFKDRFVDANIFTLNKNYRSSKNILALANKVILNNERLYPKELIVTREGDFKAPSLLTFNELFDQYSTIAKIILQSGVNLDEIAVIFRNNSSADGVEVALRELGIASKRKGGGSFFESLEVKNFCSMLAIVLNPKDIMAFIHLLEYTKGVGGVLAKDIFDALLKLGHSSLIKGFLNPDSSVNLKKYKKQSYQLGLFDDIEELASPSRFNLESEFNTHPILSLPKINELCAKNLEKIYLFIKKASECKISTQLVDLILENDYFKEICDILATKRATNKNSNVDLNKKNEILEKINAKMFVLKELAKNYSDNYKYYNFLTLGASEMSSGSGVNLLSIHASKGLEFELVFVIDLAQGRFPNQKLMSMGGSLEEERRLFYVAVTRAKDTLYLSYAKYDKIKKSNYQPSCFLIEAGMCKEE